A portion of the Miscanthus floridulus cultivar M001 unplaced genomic scaffold, ASM1932011v1 fs_370_1_2, whole genome shotgun sequence genome contains these proteins:
- the LOC136531545 gene encoding AP-3 complex subunit sigma-like isoform X1, which translates to MIQAVMVISTQAKPRLLKFYNFQAPEKHQDLVRSVFQLLSASPDSVSNFVKVDTIFGPGTKMVYKHLATLYFVFVFDSSENELAMLDLVQVFVEILDRCFKNVCELDIVFNFNKLHTILDEMILGGQVIETSSEQVVKYVEEIERLEKQSSTTSFIPKSITERFTR; encoded by the exons ATGATCCAGGCGGTGATGGTGATCAGCACCCAGGCCAAGCCCCGCCTCCTCAAGTTCTACAATTTCCAG GCACCCGAGAAGCATCAGGACCTCGTCCGCAGTGTCTTCCAAT TACTCTCTGCAAGTCCCGACAGCGTGAGCAATTTTGTCAAGGTGGACACCATCTTTGGCCCG GGAACAAAAATGGTCTACAAGCATTTGGCCACGCTATACTTTGTTTTTGTCTTTGATAGCTCTGAGAATGAGCTTGCCATGCTCGATCTCGTACAAG TTTTTGTTGAAATATTGGACAGATGCTTCAAGAATGTATGCGAGCTTGACATTGTATTTAACTTCAACAAG CTGCACACGATTTTGGATGAGATGATACTGGGGGGACAGGTCATCGAAACGAGTTCAGAACAAGTAGTGAAATATGTGGAAGAGATTGAAAG ACTGGAGAAACAATCGAGCACAACCAGCTTCATACCCAAGTCGATTACAGAGCGTTTTACCCGTTAA
- the LOC136531545 gene encoding AP-3 complex subunit sigma-like isoform X2: MIQAVMVISTQAKPRLLKFYNFQAPEKHQDLVRSVFQLLSASPDSVSNFVKGTKMVYKHLATLYFVFVFDSSENELAMLDLVQVFVEILDRCFKNVCELDIVFNFNKLHTILDEMILGGQVIETSSEQVVKYVEEIERLEKQSSTTSFIPKSITERFTR, from the exons ATGATCCAGGCGGTGATGGTGATCAGCACCCAGGCCAAGCCCCGCCTCCTCAAGTTCTACAATTTCCAG GCACCCGAGAAGCATCAGGACCTCGTCCGCAGTGTCTTCCAAT TACTCTCTGCAAGTCCCGACAGCGTGAGCAATTTTGTCAAG GGAACAAAAATGGTCTACAAGCATTTGGCCACGCTATACTTTGTTTTTGTCTTTGATAGCTCTGAGAATGAGCTTGCCATGCTCGATCTCGTACAAG TTTTTGTTGAAATATTGGACAGATGCTTCAAGAATGTATGCGAGCTTGACATTGTATTTAACTTCAACAAG CTGCACACGATTTTGGATGAGATGATACTGGGGGGACAGGTCATCGAAACGAGTTCAGAACAAGTAGTGAAATATGTGGAAGAGATTGAAAG ACTGGAGAAACAATCGAGCACAACCAGCTTCATACCCAAGTCGATTACAGAGCGTTTTACCCGTTAA
- the LOC136531546 gene encoding uncharacterized protein produces MESPSPLPSPSSLSALRHRLRATVCCCFGQGGLGERMRWRCRAGVGEFRYDLLSYALNFDEGDLEEEEEEEQGVHARRGDGLLYHSFSSRLSAPAAVVDVA; encoded by the coding sequence ATGgagtcgccgtcgccgttgccgtcgccgtcgtcgctgAGCGCGCTGCGGCACAGGCTGAGGGCCACCGTGTGCTGCTGCTTCGGCCAGGGCGGCCTGGGCGAGCGGATGCGGTGGCGCTGCCGCGCGGGCGTCGGGGAGTTCCGGTACGACCTGCTCAGCTACGCGCTCAACTTCGACGAGGGCGACctcgaggaagaggaggaggaggaacagGGAGTCCACGCCCGCCGCGGCGACGGCCTGCTCTACCACAGCTTCTCGTCGCGGCTGTCGGCGCCGGCGGCGGTCGTCGATGTCGCGTAG